From the Candidatus Bathyarchaeota archaeon A05DMB-5 genome, one window contains:
- a CDS encoding translation initiation factor IF-2 subunit alpha → MAFKKQEWPEVGDLVIATVEAVTDYGAYVKLDEYDKKGLLHISEVSSSWIRNIRDFVREGQKVVLKVLRVDVEKGHIDLSLRRVTKREKIEKIMSWKKERKAEALLRSIAEKTGQPLESIYEKVGAPIEKEYGLYEGFEKALRESTEALTKIGVPEDLANVLVEVAKERIRVPMVRVKGVVELRCMKPNGVKVIKEAFLNAKKAEKSRDAKLRFYVVAAPKYCIEVMAENYKRAEDVLQRIAQNVISNVSKAGGQGVFRREK, encoded by the coding sequence ATGGCCTTTAAAAAGCAAGAATGGCCTGAAGTGGGCGACTTAGTGATAGCCACGGTAGAAGCTGTAACAGATTATGGCGCTTATGTTAAACTGGATGAGTATGATAAGAAAGGATTGCTTCACATTTCTGAAGTTTCTTCTTCTTGGATTAGAAATATCCGAGATTTTGTCCGCGAAGGGCAGAAAGTTGTTTTGAAAGTTTTGCGGGTGGACGTAGAAAAAGGACACATTGATTTATCCCTTAGAAGAGTTACAAAAAGAGAAAAAATCGAGAAAATCATGTCTTGGAAAAAGGAAAGAAAAGCAGAAGCCCTACTCAGAAGCATCGCCGAAAAAACTGGACAACCGCTGGAAAGTATTTATGAAAAAGTCGGTGCGCCAATCGAAAAAGAATACGGACTTTATGAGGGATTCGAAAAGGCTTTGCGGGAAAGCACGGAAGCTTTGACAAAAATAGGCGTGCCCGAAGACCTTGCGAATGTTCTCGTTGAGGTTGCAAAAGAAAGAATCCGTGTTCCAATGGTTCGTGTAAAAGGCGTAGTTGAGCTTCGTTGCATGAAGCCTAACGGAGTAAAAGTCATCAAAGAAGCCTTTCTAAACGCCAAAAAGGCTGAAAAATCCCGCGACGCAAAGCTCCGCTTTTATGTTGTCGCCGCACCAAAATACTGTATTGAGGTTATGGCGGAAAATTACAAGCGTGCAGAGGATGTTCTGCAAAGAATTGCTCAGAATGTTATCTCTAATGTTTCTAAAGCTGGCGGGCAAGGCGTCTTTAGAAGGGAGAAGTAG
- the wecB gene encoding UDP-N-acetylglucosamine 2-epimerase (non-hydrolyzing): protein MKPVMVVVGTRPEIIKMAPVIRALRKNKIPSIFVHCGQHYDYNMSQQFIEELELPMPDYGYKLKAYSQGAQTARIIVHMEQLLKKVLPALVLVEGDTNGVLATALAAVKLGIPVGHVEAGLRSFDLRMPEEHNRRLTDHVSTYLFAPTKTAENNLKKENVWGKVYVTGNTVIDAVAQHLPIAERKSKILETVRFKKFALATAHRAENVDDLKVLKNFMEAFAEAPIPIVYPMHPRTKKRLQQNKIYTEIKKTGNLHILPPLGYLDFLVLMKKCKMIVTDSGGIQEEATAPSIRKPVLVIRLSTERPEAVEAGFATVVGVEKKQILNAIIKTLEQRKELPKKSPYGNGNAAEKIVQIIKEEMSFKCL from the coding sequence ATGAAGCCAGTGATGGTTGTCGTTGGCACAAGACCAGAAATAATAAAAATGGCACCGGTTATCAGAGCTTTACGTAAGAACAAGATACCGTCAATTTTTGTCCATTGCGGCCAACACTACGATTACAACATGTCTCAACAATTTATTGAAGAGCTTGAACTTCCAATGCCAGATTACGGATATAAACTAAAAGCTTACTCTCAAGGAGCGCAAACTGCACGCATAATAGTTCACATGGAACAATTATTAAAAAAAGTGTTGCCCGCTCTGGTTTTGGTAGAAGGAGACACAAACGGAGTTTTAGCAACCGCTTTGGCGGCAGTCAAGTTGGGAATTCCGGTGGGGCATGTAGAGGCGGGATTGAGAAGTTTTGATTTGCGCATGCCCGAAGAACATAACAGACGCTTAACAGACCATGTTTCTACTTACCTGTTCGCCCCAACAAAAACAGCAGAAAACAACTTAAAAAAAGAAAACGTGTGGGGAAAAGTCTACGTCACCGGAAACACAGTGATAGACGCGGTAGCTCAGCACTTGCCAATAGCAGAAAGAAAATCAAAAATACTGGAAACTGTCCGCTTCAAAAAATTCGCCTTAGCAACAGCCCACAGAGCAGAAAACGTAGATGACCTCAAGGTTCTCAAGAATTTTATGGAAGCCTTCGCAGAAGCACCAATACCAATAGTTTACCCGATGCACCCCCGCACAAAAAAGAGACTACAACAGAACAAGATATACACTGAAATCAAGAAAACTGGAAATCTGCATATTCTGCCTCCACTTGGCTATCTAGACTTCTTGGTTTTAATGAAGAAATGTAAGATGATAGTGACCGATTCAGGCGGCATCCAGGAAGAAGCAACAGCGCCATCCATACGCAAACCAGTCTTGGTTATTCGCCTTTCCACCGAGAGACCAGAAGCCGTCGAAGCAGGTTTCGCCACGGTTGTTGGAGTGGAAAAGAAACAAATATTGAATGCTATTATAAAAACGTTGGAGCAACGAAAGGAACTTCCGAAAAAATCGCCTTATGGAAATGGAAATGCTGCTGAAAAAATTGTCCAAATAATCAAGGAAGAAATGAGTTTTAAATGTTTATGA
- a CDS encoding DNA replication complex GINS family protein yields MPKTLSTKIESLDFSFEHSLIKVIANRNCPEIKLAGLTVGPFEEGNEYEIQNWIASELEKTGIVRFREEERLDANKLYKIQWTERVQTAGQISKLPENFYPELRRYLAQLKAEIAKNPEKTREYEKTRQLTQDIVNARLKKIVSLASSPSRTEQMLKNFTGEERFLYEQLYMRIQEWRTQILEYKVTEE; encoded by the coding sequence ATGCCCAAAACGTTGTCTACGAAAATTGAAAGTTTAGACTTTAGCTTTGAACATTCACTCATAAAAGTCATTGCGAACAGAAACTGCCCGGAAATAAAGCTCGCAGGGCTCACTGTAGGACCTTTTGAAGAAGGAAACGAGTATGAAATTCAAAATTGGATAGCGAGCGAGCTTGAAAAAACTGGGATAGTGCGTTTTCGTGAAGAAGAACGTTTAGACGCCAATAAGCTTTACAAGATTCAATGGACAGAACGTGTCCAAACGGCAGGACAAATCTCAAAATTGCCGGAGAATTTCTATCCAGAACTGCGAAGATACTTAGCACAGCTTAAGGCGGAAATTGCCAAAAACCCGGAGAAAACACGAGAGTATGAAAAAACTAGACAGTTGACACAGGACATTGTGAATGCAAGGTTAAAGAAAATTGTTTCGTTGGCGTCTTCTCCGTCCCGTACTGAGCAAATGCTTAAGAATTTTACTGGAGAAGAAAGGTTTCTTTATGAACAACTTTACATGCGTATCCAAGAATGGAGAACGCAAATATTGGAATATAAGGTGACGGAAGAATGA
- a CDS encoding archaeosortase/exosortase family protein, producing the protein MLSQTLRKYNTTVMILLPLFSIITPFAILYFYQDIAYPPYPTLYNPEKYTNTFEATWKGRTFYIFFLWLFVLEMIFGWEELIKIKHKLKSIKTLILILALILPTIYTITANFYGINKTIIELTYQKGADKYSVRWVPLSTEYLVFTVLFALTVLVGQGITGLMNYSISITFLGIIGLIYTIDNLYPNGQFTPFQILVPTTAILAARVLNLMGYQTTFLDPQQGMPHLQVNKSWDAVIAWGCSGIDSLIIYSVTILLFLKKSAIPMKQRIIYFVIGAAVTYFINILRIATIFIIGVNGGDWETFHNFYGQLYSITWIVSYPLIIIGTRALWSKIRSWKVTANSEAGFSHQTKPSTQTP; encoded by the coding sequence ATGTTAAGTCAAACTCTTAGGAAATACAACACTACCGTAATGATATTGTTGCCTTTATTCTCAATCATCACTCCATTTGCAATATTGTATTTCTATCAAGACATAGCGTACCCACCATATCCTACCTTATACAACCCAGAAAAATACACAAACACGTTCGAAGCCACATGGAAAGGCAGAACCTTCTACATCTTCTTTCTCTGGCTTTTCGTCTTGGAAATGATATTCGGTTGGGAAGAACTAATAAAAATAAAACATAAACTAAAATCCATAAAAACCCTCATTTTAATTCTAGCTCTAATACTTCCCACCATCTACACAATCACAGCTAATTTTTACGGAATAAACAAAACAATTATTGAACTAACCTACCAAAAAGGGGCAGATAAATATTCTGTTCGTTGGGTTCCGCTTTCAACAGAATATCTAGTTTTCACAGTCCTGTTTGCATTAACAGTTCTTGTTGGACAGGGAATTACTGGTTTAATGAATTACTCGATTTCGATAACTTTCCTTGGAATTATTGGGTTGATATACACGATAGATAATCTATATCCCAACGGACAATTCACACCATTCCAAATACTTGTCCCTACTACAGCAATACTCGCAGCCCGTGTCTTAAACCTGATGGGATATCAAACCACATTTTTAGATCCGCAACAAGGAATGCCACATTTACAAGTCAACAAAAGTTGGGACGCAGTTATAGCATGGGGATGCTCAGGAATAGACAGCCTAATAATTTACTCAGTCACGATTCTTTTATTCCTAAAGAAAAGCGCAATTCCGATGAAGCAACGGATAATCTATTTTGTGATAGGCGCTGCTGTCACCTACTTCATCAATATTCTCAGAATAGCAACCATTTTCATTATCGGAGTAAACGGCGGCGATTGGGAAACTTTCCATAACTTTTATGGACAATTATATTCAATCACATGGATTGTATCTTATCCATTAATAATAATTGGAACACGCGCTTTGTGGAGCAAAATTAGAAGTTGGAAAGTGACTGCAAACAGCGAGGCTGGTTTCTCGCATCAAACAAAACCTTCAACGCAGACTCCTTGA
- a CDS encoding RNA-protein complex protein Nop10: MVWLLRKCEKCGKYTLKSDGCPYCGGKVRVPHPPKFSPDDKYLKYRMALKRKD; encoded by the coding sequence GTGGTTTGGCTCTTAAGAAAATGTGAAAAATGCGGAAAATACACGTTGAAAAGTGATGGATGCCCATATTGCGGTGGAAAAGTTCGTGTACCGCATCCGCCAAAATTCTCGCCTGACGATAAATACCTCAAGTATAGGATGGCTTTAAAGAGGAAGGATTAA
- a CDS encoding 50S ribosomal protein L44e — translation MNVPKEVRTYCPRCKQHQAHAVSLYKAGKRRALAKGERHHEREKKGYGGQKYPLQREFSKTTKKQTLKLKCKVCGYTRHKDGVRLRKLAIV, via the coding sequence GTGAATGTTCCAAAAGAAGTCAGAACATATTGCCCAAGATGCAAACAGCATCAAGCTCATGCAGTATCTCTTTACAAGGCTGGAAAGCGAAGAGCCTTAGCCAAAGGCGAACGCCATCATGAACGCGAAAAGAAAGGTTATGGCGGACAGAAGTATCCTCTTCAAAGAGAATTTTCAAAGACGACAAAGAAACAAACTTTAAAGTTGAAATGCAAAGTTTGCGGTTACACTAGGCATAAAGATGGTGTGCGATTAAGAAAATTGGCGATTGTGTAG
- a CDS encoding Glu/Leu/Phe/Val dehydrogenase, with protein sequence MVETQSALSVACEQLKIAAEKLKLDPDIHEMLRHPKRSLVVSINIKMDNGSVCTFLGCRVQHNDAREPFKGGICYHPNVSLDEVTALAMWMTWKCAVVDIPYGGAKGGVCCNPKEMSKAELERLTRRYTTLILDIIGPYRDVPAPDVYTDAQTMAWIMDTYSQFKGYSVPECVTGKPISVGGSEGRAEATSLGVVVCAREAAKNLGLKLKGATVAVQGYGNVGWNAAKIAYDMGCKIAAVSDSTGGIYCEKGLNPYKIYEHKFKTGSVTNYEKCENITNEELLETKCDILIPAALENQITEKNANKIKAKIVAEGANGPTTPDADKALHEKGILLVPDILANSGEVTASYYEWVQNLTREHWAVEEVNRKLEDKMVRAFNDVHKLAKKEESDMRTAALMLGVGRVAEAIKTLGLWP encoded by the coding sequence ATGGTGGAAACTCAATCAGCACTAAGCGTTGCATGTGAACAATTGAAAATAGCTGCAGAAAAATTAAAACTAGACCCCGACATACATGAGATGCTCCGACACCCGAAAAGGTCACTCGTCGTCTCTATTAACATAAAGATGGATAACGGCAGCGTTTGCACTTTCCTAGGTTGTCGTGTGCAACATAACGATGCAAGAGAACCCTTCAAAGGTGGAATATGCTACCATCCAAACGTTTCTCTTGACGAAGTCACGGCATTGGCAATGTGGATGACGTGGAAATGCGCAGTTGTAGACATACCATATGGTGGCGCAAAAGGAGGAGTATGCTGTAATCCTAAGGAGATGTCGAAGGCGGAACTAGAACGCCTAACAAGGCGATATACAACCTTAATTTTGGACATAATCGGACCATACCGGGATGTGCCGGCGCCAGACGTTTACACAGATGCGCAGACAATGGCCTGGATAATGGACACTTATAGTCAATTTAAGGGCTACAGTGTTCCAGAATGCGTCACCGGCAAGCCCATAAGTGTTGGCGGTTCAGAAGGAAGGGCAGAAGCCACATCGCTTGGTGTAGTAGTCTGCGCAAGAGAAGCCGCTAAAAATTTGGGATTAAAGCTGAAAGGTGCGACGGTGGCGGTGCAAGGCTACGGAAACGTTGGTTGGAACGCGGCAAAAATAGCCTACGACATGGGCTGCAAAATCGCAGCGGTAAGCGACTCAACTGGGGGAATTTACTGTGAGAAAGGTCTTAACCCTTACAAGATATATGAGCATAAATTCAAAACAGGTTCAGTAACCAATTATGAAAAATGTGAGAACATAACAAATGAGGAATTACTCGAAACAAAATGCGACATACTAATACCAGCAGCACTGGAAAATCAGATAACCGAAAAGAACGCAAACAAAATTAAAGCGAAGATAGTGGCAGAAGGCGCAAACGGACCAACAACTCCAGATGCTGACAAGGCGCTTCATGAAAAAGGAATACTTTTGGTTCCAGACATCTTGGCTAACTCTGGCGAAGTAACAGCAAGCTACTACGAGTGGGTGCAAAACCTCACAAGAGAACATTGGGCAGTAGAAGAAGTAAATCGGAAATTAGAAGATAAAATGGTCAGAGCCTTCAATGATGTTCACAAACTGGCAAAAAAGGAAGAAAGTGACATGCGAACTGCAGCTTTGATGCTTGGTGTAGGAAGAGTTGCAGAGGCAATAAAGACACTAGGCTTATGGCCGTAA
- a CDS encoding FMN-binding glutamate synthase family protein — MSERVHRNSSYLNGKSTTGTTTRVKDTSPTSGMCPICIRDCPIMCEISLSGFRGREALYPEPVQFGYSTAGALKDFGLDWSHFNIQAGLFEALGIEENSDVALFPNVSTETKVGGIPIKVPILAGAFGSTDVARLNWEGLAIGTALSGAIIIVGENVCGMDPEAQITQGKVTYSKELKRRVDLFRKFWDGKYGDIAVQTNVEDQRLGVDVYAISKLEVNVIERKWGQGAKAIGGEVRVRDLDRAIMLKKRGYVVIPDPEDPTVQQAFKEGVFKSFERHSRVGIPKEKNMIEDIEWLRKQGAKHVTLKTGAYRPSAVAYTMKIASEAKIDAVYFDGAGGGTGMSPVPMMDEMSIPTVYLEAIVLKCAQLLKKKGRYVPDIIMAGGFINETQIFKAIAMSNFGDSPFVKAVLMGRSPLTAVMKANYFKQLSEEGKLPKAFADRFGNTPEKFFIAAPELKEKYGDRFKEIPWEAVTLYTYLTDRIGVGLKQLLAGNRKWKLELINRNDLMSLSELAAQVTGIPLAHEAEKDAVERILG, encoded by the coding sequence ATGAGTGAACGTGTACACAGAAACAGCTCTTACCTGAACGGAAAATCAACCACCGGAACAACAACTCGTGTCAAAGACACAAGCCCAACAAGTGGAATGTGCCCAATATGCATCCGTGACTGCCCAATAATGTGCGAAATCAGCCTATCAGGTTTCAGAGGAAGAGAAGCCCTCTACCCAGAACCGGTCCAATTTGGATACAGCACCGCAGGAGCGCTCAAAGACTTCGGACTAGACTGGTCACACTTTAATATACAAGCAGGCTTGTTCGAAGCACTTGGAATAGAAGAAAACTCAGATGTCGCCCTTTTCCCAAACGTGAGCACAGAGACCAAAGTAGGAGGCATACCAATAAAAGTTCCAATATTAGCTGGCGCATTTGGCTCAACTGATGTCGCTAGACTAAACTGGGAAGGATTAGCAATAGGCACAGCACTTTCAGGCGCAATAATAATCGTTGGAGAAAACGTCTGCGGTATGGACCCCGAAGCCCAAATCACCCAAGGCAAAGTAACATATTCAAAAGAACTGAAACGCAGAGTTGACTTGTTCCGAAAGTTTTGGGATGGAAAATACGGCGATATTGCTGTGCAGACAAACGTTGAAGACCAAAGATTAGGAGTTGACGTCTATGCGATATCAAAATTGGAAGTAAACGTTATCGAGAGAAAGTGGGGACAAGGCGCCAAAGCTATAGGAGGCGAAGTTCGTGTCAGAGACTTGGACAGAGCAATAATGCTGAAGAAACGAGGCTACGTGGTAATTCCAGACCCAGAAGACCCAACAGTACAGCAAGCATTTAAAGAAGGCGTATTCAAATCCTTCGAAAGACACAGCAGAGTAGGCATACCAAAAGAAAAGAACATGATAGAAGACATAGAATGGCTACGCAAACAAGGCGCAAAACACGTAACACTAAAAACTGGCGCATACAGACCCTCAGCAGTCGCCTACACAATGAAAATAGCCTCAGAAGCAAAAATAGACGCCGTATACTTCGACGGAGCAGGTGGCGGAACAGGCATGAGCCCGGTTCCAATGATGGATGAAATGAGCATACCAACAGTCTACCTAGAAGCAATAGTGCTCAAATGCGCACAATTATTAAAGAAGAAGGGACGCTACGTTCCAGACATAATCATGGCTGGAGGATTCATAAACGAAACACAGATTTTCAAGGCAATAGCAATGAGCAACTTTGGAGACAGCCCATTCGTGAAAGCAGTGTTAATGGGACGCTCGCCCTTGACGGCTGTCATGAAAGCAAACTACTTCAAGCAGTTATCAGAAGAAGGCAAGCTTCCGAAAGCCTTTGCGGACAGATTTGGCAACACGCCAGAAAAGTTCTTCATCGCAGCGCCAGAATTGAAAGAAAAATACGGCGACAGATTCAAAGAAATACCGTGGGAAGCAGTGACACTTTACACCTACTTAACTGACCGCATAGGCGTAGGACTAAAGCAGCTTCTGGCAGGCAACAGAAAGTGGAAACTAGAACTTATCAACAGAAACGATTTAATGAGCTTGTCCGAACTTGCCGCACAAGTTACAGGTATACCTTTGGCGCACGAAGCAGAAAAAGACGCTGTAGAAAGAATACTGGGCTAA
- a CDS encoding DNA replication complex GINS family protein — translation MYNELYEIWKKELETGELSKLPRDFYVKITDYMRKLREESRMLDKKTARAKLLDKEMQNVKRMICEVVHARYRKLVNKIARGGKVPSDLLTVEEESFLSGALPFAEAFQKFADGILRGHMSRTSLGKEHKRTVLRFLKDVPAVIGADMKLYGPFKIEDVASLPVENAKILVKQGLAEKVEVN, via the coding sequence ATGTATAATGAACTATATGAAATCTGGAAAAAAGAGCTTGAAACTGGTGAATTAAGCAAACTTCCAAGGGATTTTTACGTTAAAATTACTGATTATATGAGAAAACTTAGGGAAGAAAGTCGGATGCTTGACAAAAAAACTGCGAGGGCAAAACTTCTCGATAAAGAAATGCAAAATGTTAAACGTATGATTTGCGAAGTGGTTCATGCGCGCTATAGAAAACTGGTTAATAAAATTGCTAGAGGCGGCAAGGTTCCTTCTGATCTTTTGACGGTTGAGGAAGAAAGTTTTCTCAGTGGGGCTCTACCTTTTGCTGAGGCATTTCAAAAATTTGCAGATGGTATTCTCCGTGGGCATATGTCGAGAACCAGCTTGGGAAAGGAGCACAAGAGAACTGTTCTACGTTTTCTTAAGGATGTCCCCGCAGTAATTGGTGCGGATATGAAACTTTATGGTCCCTTTAAAATTGAGGATGTCGCTTCTCTGCCTGTGGAGAATGCTAAGATACTGGTTAAGCAGGGTTTAGCCGAAAAAGTTGAAGTTAACTAG
- a CDS encoding 30S ribosomal protein S27e has product MAEWEKLIPRPRSSFLRVKCQKCGNEQLVFNHAVNKVNCNVCGTELASPSGGKAIIKGEIVAVFERG; this is encoded by the coding sequence ATGGCTGAATGGGAAAAACTTATTCCAAGACCGAGAAGCAGTTTCCTGAGAGTGAAATGTCAAAAATGTGGAAATGAACAACTAGTTTTCAACCATGCCGTAAACAAGGTCAACTGCAACGTCTGCGGAACCGAATTGGCTTCACCGTCCGGTGGAAAAGCAATAATCAAGGGTGAGATAGTCGCGGTTTTTGAAAGAGGATGA
- a CDS encoding minichromosome maintenance protein MCM — translation MTEELEAIDPQERFQEFFKMEKYRQAISQIAVAGKTSLIVDFEDLATFDRRLSEELLEKPEEYMKHASNAAFSQLQIEDAEYAEKLADKTETVTVRIVRLWESTPLRKLGSSHIGKLVMAEGIVVRSTPVRPMVMRAAFKCRRCGNITYLDQTGQFLRPPLKCRDPTCEGKGPFDFIQEESTFIDSQDLRLQERPEDLPPGQLPRTLHVKLIGSEIVDVARPGDHVSIVGIIRAFAPTLRGVGKLRVFMLHLDANSIEVLGKEPETAVPSPEEEEKILELAKDPWIHRKIMNSIAPSIYGYDHVKEAIMYLLFGGVPKTLPDITVRGELNALFIGDPGTAKSQLLQYVARIAPRGLYTSGRGTTAAGLTAAVIREKGGGMSLEAGALVLADKGIACIDEMDKMRPEDRVAIHEAMEQHTVSVAKGGIVATLNARTAILAAANPSLGRYEPHRTVAENISLPVTILSRFDLIFVLRDVPDKDTDSKMSEHILEIHRKGLSPVEPPIPLELLRKYISYAKGIKPTLTPDALNRLKDFYLTMRSASEAEGSPVAITARQLESLVRIAEARARAALRKEVTSEDAEAAINIMKKSLAEVGIDVSSYKYDIDIIMTGKSKSMRDKLQVILSTLAEMERETGMVEKVALLNELEAKYKIPKGEAERLTTQLLREGTIYEPREGYLKKT, via the coding sequence ATGACGGAAGAATTAGAAGCGATAGACCCACAAGAGCGTTTTCAAGAATTTTTCAAGATGGAAAAATATCGCCAAGCAATATCACAGATTGCTGTGGCTGGTAAAACCTCCCTAATAGTTGATTTTGAAGACCTTGCAACTTTTGATCGGCGACTCAGCGAGGAGCTATTAGAAAAGCCAGAAGAATATATGAAACATGCGAGCAACGCGGCTTTCTCCCAACTTCAGATAGAAGATGCGGAGTATGCTGAAAAACTGGCAGACAAAACAGAAACAGTAACCGTAAGAATTGTCCGACTTTGGGAGTCGACACCGCTGAGAAAACTTGGCTCAAGTCACATTGGAAAACTCGTCATGGCTGAAGGCATTGTTGTCCGTTCAACACCCGTACGCCCCATGGTCATGAGAGCAGCCTTCAAATGCAGAAGATGCGGAAACATAACATACTTAGACCAAACTGGACAATTCCTCAGACCGCCACTTAAATGCAGAGACCCAACATGTGAAGGAAAAGGACCCTTCGACTTCATACAAGAAGAATCCACATTCATAGACTCACAAGACCTACGCCTCCAAGAAAGACCAGAAGACCTACCGCCCGGACAGCTTCCAAGAACATTACATGTTAAGCTTATAGGAAGCGAAATAGTTGACGTGGCAAGACCGGGAGACCATGTTTCCATAGTTGGAATAATTCGTGCATTCGCGCCGACGCTTCGAGGTGTAGGAAAGCTTAGAGTATTCATGTTGCATTTGGACGCTAACTCAATAGAAGTTTTAGGTAAAGAACCAGAAACAGCGGTTCCGTCACCTGAAGAAGAGGAAAAGATTCTCGAACTTGCAAAAGACCCGTGGATACACCGAAAAATCATGAACTCGATTGCCCCTTCAATATATGGTTATGACCACGTAAAAGAAGCAATAATGTACCTTCTCTTTGGAGGAGTACCAAAAACTCTTCCAGACATAACGGTAAGAGGTGAACTAAACGCCCTTTTCATTGGAGACCCAGGAACAGCAAAATCGCAACTATTGCAGTATGTAGCTAGAATTGCACCACGAGGATTGTACACTTCTGGACGCGGAACAACAGCCGCCGGTTTAACTGCAGCAGTAATAAGAGAAAAAGGAGGCGGAATGAGCCTCGAAGCTGGAGCACTAGTATTGGCTGACAAAGGAATCGCATGCATCGACGAAATGGACAAAATGCGTCCGGAAGATAGAGTTGCAATTCACGAGGCGATGGAGCAGCACACAGTTTCCGTTGCAAAAGGCGGAATAGTCGCGACTCTCAACGCGAGAACCGCAATACTCGCAGCCGCCAATCCATCCTTAGGAAGATATGAACCGCACCGTACTGTGGCAGAGAACATTTCCTTGCCAGTCACAATACTTTCAAGATTCGACCTTATCTTTGTTTTGAGAGACGTGCCCGACAAAGATACAGACAGCAAAATGTCAGAACATATCCTCGAAATCCACAGAAAAGGCTTGAGCCCCGTAGAACCTCCAATACCATTAGAACTTTTGAGAAAATACATAAGCTACGCAAAAGGAATCAAGCCAACCCTAACTCCAGACGCACTAAACCGTCTCAAAGATTTCTATTTAACGATGCGTTCAGCAAGCGAAGCAGAAGGTTCGCCAGTTGCAATAACTGCGCGGCAACTTGAATCTTTAGTGCGCATAGCAGAGGCGCGAGCCCGTGCAGCTCTCAGAAAAGAAGTTACAAGTGAGGATGCAGAAGCGGCAATTAACATAATGAAGAAGTCTCTGGCGGAAGTCGGCATAGACGTGTCCTCGTACAAGTACGACATAGACATTATAATGACGGGAAAATCCAAAAGCATGAGAGACAAGCTACAAGTGATTCTTTCGACTTTGGCGGAGATGGAAAGAGAAACTGGAATGGTTGAGAAAGTAGCGCTTCTGAACGAGTTGGAAGCAAAATATAAGATTCCAAAAGGAGAAGCAGAACGCCTTACTACACAATTGTTGCGCGAAGGAACAATTTATGAGCCTAGGGAAGGTTACCTAAAAAAGACGTAG
- a CDS encoding proteasome assembly chaperone family protein — protein MKETVIKELVTVQLNNPILVEGLPGLGIVGKIAIRYLIKQLKAEKFAYLYSPHFPYFVLVNKKGGIRLLRGTFHFWKNKNGKNDLILFTGDSQAQTIEGQYEISDRILNFAEQHKVSLIITIGGYRVEVKDKPKVIVAATNPELLNKALQAKAMLSPMGSPIVGTAGLILGLARLKKIDALCLLGETRGYLPDPRAAKSVLEVLKSILNLDVNLDGLDEEIAKAEKMVVRLQKIEEKRALQAEETRKEEDKKVTYIS, from the coding sequence ATGAAAGAGACCGTCATTAAAGAACTTGTCACGGTTCAGTTAAATAATCCTATTCTGGTTGAAGGGCTTCCTGGGTTAGGGATTGTCGGCAAAATCGCTATACGCTATTTAATTAAACAGTTGAAGGCTGAAAAATTCGCGTACCTATACTCTCCACATTTTCCATACTTCGTGCTTGTCAACAAAAAAGGAGGAATTCGACTTTTACGTGGAACATTCCACTTTTGGAAGAACAAAAATGGAAAAAACGACCTCATACTTTTCACAGGCGACAGCCAAGCACAAACAATTGAGGGTCAATACGAAATTTCAGACCGCATTCTCAACTTTGCTGAACAGCACAAAGTAAGCTTGATAATAACGATTGGCGGTTACCGCGTCGAGGTAAAAGACAAACCTAAAGTAATCGTAGCCGCAACAAATCCAGAACTTTTAAACAAGGCATTACAAGCCAAAGCCATGCTCAGCCCCATGGGAAGCCCCATAGTCGGCACTGCCGGTTTGATTCTTGGCTTAGCTCGTTTGAAAAAAATAGATGCTCTTTGCCTTTTAGGCGAAACGCGTGGGTACCTGCCAGACCCAAGGGCTGCCAAAAGTGTTTTGGAAGTTTTGAAATCAATCTTAAACCTTGATGTGAATTTAGATGGTTTAGACGAAGAAATCGCTAAAGCAGAGAAGATGGTTGTTCGTTTGCAGAAGATAGAAGAGAAAAGAGCCTTGCAAGCAGAGGAAACCCGTAAAGAGGAAGATAAAAAAGTTACATACATTTCATAA